The following are encoded together in the Methylorubrum sp. B1-46 genome:
- the eutC gene encoding ethanolamine ammonia-lyase subunit EutC, with protein sequence MSTESAPLWQRLARLTPARIGLGRAGAGLPTREVLKFGLAHAQARDAVHTPMEAAEITGAIEALGWPTVTVASGAEDRATYLRRPDYGRHLSPESLKALSDSAGEPVDLALVVADGLSARAVHEGAAALLAAFKPHAERAGWRLAPVVIATQARVALGDAVGAALKARAVVVVIGERPGLSSPDSLGLYVTFDPRAGRSDAERNCISNVRPAGLSFELAAFKLNWLLTQAFSRGLTGVNLKDESDRLIEASIPDPVIGPR encoded by the coding sequence ATGAGCACCGAAAGCGCCCCCCTCTGGCAGCGGCTCGCCCGCCTCACGCCCGCTCGGATCGGCCTCGGCCGCGCCGGCGCCGGCCTGCCGACCCGCGAGGTGCTGAAATTCGGCCTCGCCCACGCCCAGGCCCGCGATGCCGTGCACACCCCGATGGAGGCTGCCGAAATCACGGGTGCCATCGAGGCCTTGGGCTGGCCGACCGTGACCGTGGCCTCCGGCGCGGAGGACCGCGCGACCTATCTGCGCCGGCCCGATTACGGGCGCCACCTCTCGCCGGAGAGCCTGAAGGCGCTGTCCGATTCCGCGGGCGAGCCCGTCGATCTCGCCCTCGTCGTCGCCGACGGCCTCTCGGCGCGGGCGGTTCACGAGGGCGCCGCCGCCCTGCTCGCCGCCTTCAAGCCCCATGCCGAGCGGGCCGGCTGGCGCCTCGCCCCGGTCGTGATCGCCACGCAGGCCCGCGTCGCGCTGGGGGATGCCGTCGGCGCCGCGCTGAAGGCCCGCGCGGTGGTGGTGGTGATCGGCGAGCGCCCCGGCCTGTCCTCGCCCGACAGCCTCGGCCTCTACGTCACCTTCGATCCGAGGGCGGGGCGCTCGGATGCGGAACGAAACTGCATCTCCAACGTCCGGCCCGCCGGCCTGAGCTTCGAACTCGCCGCATTCAAGCTGAACTGGCTCCTGACCCAGGCCTTTTCCCGCGGGCTGACGGGCGTGAACCTGAAGGATGAGAGTGACCGACTGATCGAGGCGAGTATCCCCGATCCTGTCATCGGCCCGCGCTGA
- the ilvD gene encoding dihydroxy-acid dehydratase, with the protein MDARQTDKSKLPSRHVTEGPERAPHRSYLYAMGLTTEQIHQPLVGVASCWNEAAPCNISLMRQAQAVKKGVAAAKGTPREFCTITVTDGIAMGHGGMRASLPSREVIADSVELTIRGHSYDALVGLAGCDKSLPGMMMAMVRLNVPSIFIYGGSILPGSFRGRPVTVQDLFEAVGKVAVGDMSLDDLDELERVACPSAGACGAQFTANTMATVSEAIGLALPYSAGAPAPYEIRDQFCAAAGEKVMELIAKNIRPRDIVTRKALENAAATVAASGGSTNAALHLPAIAHECGIEFTLFDVAEIFKRTPYIADLKPGGRYVAKDMFEVGGIPLLMKTLLDHGYLHGDCLTVTGRTIAENLAKVAWNPDQDVVRPADQPITVTGGVVGLKGNLAPEGAIVKVAGMPAESQVFTGPARVFDGEEACFEAVQNRTYKPGDVLVIRYEGPKGGPGMREMLSTTAALYGQGMGDKVALITDGRFSGATRGFCVGHVGPEAAIGGPIGLLRDGDIITLDAIKGTLDVALSDEELAQRRAAWTPRGNAATSGYLWKYAQTVGPAVNGAVTHPGGARETQSYADI; encoded by the coding sequence ATGGACGCGCGTCAGACCGACAAGTCGAAGCTGCCGAGCCGGCACGTGACGGAAGGGCCCGAGCGCGCACCCCACCGCTCGTACCTCTACGCCATGGGTCTGACCACCGAGCAGATCCACCAGCCGCTGGTCGGCGTCGCCTCGTGCTGGAACGAGGCCGCACCCTGCAACATCTCGCTGATGCGCCAGGCACAGGCCGTGAAGAAGGGCGTCGCCGCCGCCAAGGGCACCCCGCGCGAGTTCTGCACCATCACCGTCACCGACGGCATCGCCATGGGGCACGGCGGCATGCGCGCCTCGCTGCCCTCGCGCGAGGTCATCGCCGACTCGGTTGAACTGACGATCCGCGGCCATTCCTACGACGCCCTCGTCGGCCTGGCCGGCTGCGACAAGTCGCTCCCCGGCATGATGATGGCCATGGTGCGCCTCAACGTGCCCTCGATCTTCATCTATGGCGGCTCGATCCTGCCCGGCTCGTTCCGCGGCCGGCCGGTCACCGTGCAGGACCTGTTCGAGGCGGTCGGCAAAGTCGCCGTCGGTGACATGAGCCTCGACGATCTCGACGAGCTGGAGCGGGTCGCCTGCCCCTCCGCCGGCGCCTGCGGCGCGCAGTTCACCGCCAACACCATGGCCACCGTCTCCGAGGCGATCGGCCTCGCGCTGCCTTACTCGGCCGGCGCGCCGGCTCCTTACGAGATCCGCGACCAATTCTGCGCGGCGGCCGGCGAGAAGGTGATGGAGCTGATCGCCAAGAACATCCGCCCGCGCGACATCGTCACCCGCAAGGCGCTGGAGAACGCCGCCGCGACGGTGGCGGCCTCGGGCGGCTCGACCAACGCGGCGCTGCACCTGCCGGCGATCGCGCACGAGTGCGGCATCGAGTTCACCCTGTTCGACGTCGCCGAGATCTTCAAGCGTACCCCCTACATCGCCGACCTGAAGCCCGGCGGGCGCTACGTGGCCAAGGACATGTTCGAGGTCGGCGGCATCCCGCTGCTGATGAAGACCCTGCTCGATCACGGCTACCTGCACGGCGACTGCCTCACCGTCACGGGCCGGACGATTGCGGAAAACCTCGCCAAGGTCGCCTGGAATCCGGATCAGGACGTGGTGCGCCCGGCCGACCAGCCGATCACCGTCACCGGCGGCGTGGTCGGCCTCAAGGGCAACCTCGCCCCCGAGGGTGCGATCGTGAAGGTCGCCGGCATGCCCGCGGAAAGCCAAGTCTTCACCGGTCCGGCCCGCGTCTTCGACGGTGAGGAAGCCTGTTTCGAGGCGGTGCAGAACCGCACCTACAAGCCCGGCGACGTTCTGGTCATCCGCTACGAGGGCCCGAAGGGAGGCCCCGGCATGCGCGAGATGCTCTCGACCACCGCCGCCCTCTACGGCCAGGGCATGGGCGACAAGGTGGCGCTGATCACCGACGGACGCTTTTCCGGCGCGACCCGCGGCTTCTGCGTCGGCCATGTCGGCCCCGAGGCCGCCATCGGCGGGCCGATCGGACTCCTGCGCGACGGCGACATCATCACGCTGGACGCGATCAAGGGGACACTCGACGTGGCGCTCTCCGACGAGGAACTGGCCCAGCGCCGGGCCGCGTGGACGCCGCGGGGCAATGCCGCGACCTCCGGTTACCTCTGGAAATATGCGCAGACCGTCGGGCCTGCGGTGAACGGCGCCGTGACCCATCCGGGCGGCGCCAGGGAGACGCAGAGCTATGCCGACATCTAG
- a CDS encoding tetratricopeptide repeat protein produces MPTSRTVPLRPARPAGVDLGRLRAGLLAGFLGFALAIAAVDPGTALDATARTPVPEKVYRSGRDALRSGVRDYNAGDKQGAVRALEYAADQGQTLALWKLGRMYADGDGVPHDDLKAFEYFSRIADDNTDDSPDTPNSGVVASAFNALGTYFLEGIKGTYVRPNAERAYDMFNYAASYFGDPNAQYNLARLYLDGTGVEQDPRKAARWFNLAAEKGHRPAQALLGDMLVNGTGVQRQTVKGLTWLAIARTGAQGTADTWIVNLYDKAWASASEADRADAMAQAQSLPTGSTRRRR; encoded by the coding sequence ATGCCGACATCTAGGACCGTCCCTCTCCGGCCCGCGCGGCCGGCCGGGGTCGATCTAGGTCGGCTCCGCGCGGGTCTGCTCGCTGGATTTTTGGGGTTCGCGCTGGCGATCGCCGCCGTCGATCCCGGCACGGCGCTCGACGCGACGGCCCGCACGCCGGTCCCCGAGAAGGTGTACCGCTCGGGCCGCGACGCCCTGCGCTCGGGCGTGCGCGACTACAATGCGGGCGACAAGCAAGGCGCCGTGCGTGCGCTCGAATACGCCGCCGACCAGGGCCAGACCCTGGCGCTGTGGAAGCTCGGCCGCATGTACGCGGACGGCGACGGCGTGCCCCACGACGATCTCAAGGCGTTCGAGTATTTCTCGCGCATCGCCGACGACAACACCGACGATTCGCCCGACACCCCGAATTCCGGCGTGGTGGCGAGCGCCTTCAACGCGCTCGGCACCTACTTCCTGGAGGGGATCAAAGGCACCTACGTGCGCCCGAACGCCGAGCGCGCCTACGACATGTTCAACTACGCGGCGTCGTATTTCGGCGACCCCAACGCACAGTACAACCTCGCCCGGCTCTATCTCGACGGCACTGGCGTCGAGCAGGATCCGCGCAAGGCCGCGCGCTGGTTCAACCTCGCCGCCGAGAAGGGGCACCGTCCGGCCCAGGCACTGCTCGGCGACATGCTCGTCAACGGCACCGGCGTCCAGCGCCAGACCGTGAAGGGCCTGACTTGGCTCGCCATCGCCCGCACCGGCGCGCAGGGCACGGCGGATACCTGGATCGTCAACCTCTACGACAAGGCCTGGGCCTCGGCGAGCGAGGCCGACCGGGCCGACGCGATGGCGCAGGCACAGTCGCTGCCGACAGGCTCGACCCGGCGGCGGCGGTGA